From the genome of Desulfonatronum sp. SC1:
CAGAACGGCGAAGGTCACTTTTTTGCGCAGCTCGCGCAGCGAGTTTTCGCTCTTCTTCCAGTTGGGAAATTCCACGAAGGCCTGCTTGATCGTGCGGCTCACGTCTTCAGCGTTGTTGATCTCCGCATCAAGCAGCGTTCGATAGACAAAGTAGGTCAAGCCATCAAAACCCTTCTTTGCCTGCTCCTTTTTTCGCGCCTCATTCGCTTCCACTTCCCGTAATAACGCGTCCAGCGCATCAGCCGTGCTGGTCTGACGATCCTCAAAACTCTCCTGTACCGCTTGCGCCCGCTGGGCCATGGCGATGAGATACGGGTCGTCGCTCTCCTCCTCGGCCTTTTTTTCAATGCTCTTGACCAGGTTGATGATCTTGTTCCCGTCTCCGCCCTTGTTCTCGGCGATATACCTGACCGTGTCTTCGTTCAGTTCCAGGATTTCGTTGACGGGCAGGATGTAACCGGTCCCGACATGCTTTTGGACCAGCTCACGGGTCTTTTTCTGGAAATCCCGATCAACCTGGATCCGCTTGGCGTAGGCCTTTCTCACGACGTCGTAGATCGCCGCGAGCGTGCCGTAATCATCGATGAAGGGCCGCAGGAAGGCATCCGGGGAGATGATCTCGTAGAGCATCTCGATCTCCTTGAATTCCTTGAAGAACGCCTTGCGCCGTTCCGGGTCGCGAAAATGCTCGATCAGGGCGTCGACATCCTTGTCGTCAAAATTCCGCTCGATCAGCGCCAGGTATCCCGGAGCCCGCTGGTCCATCTTGTTCTGGAAAAGCACCTTGAGGAGCTTCAGGTCCTTGACGATGGCGTTGATCTCTTCGCTGTCAAAGGCCAGGGCCTTCTCCAGCTTGTCGAAGATGCCGACGAAATCGAGCACAAAGCCGTGTGGCTTGACCATCTCGGCTAGCTCGTTTTCGTAGGGACGGTTCACCCGGGCGATGGCCTGCAGCAAGGTGTGGTCGCGCATCGGCTTGTCGAGATACATCGCGTAGAGCACCGGCGCGTCGAAGCCGGTGAGCAGCTTCTCGGTGACGATCAGGATCTTCGGCTGCTGCTCGAGCTTGCCGAAGCTCTTGCGGATCTGCCGCTCTTTTTTCGCTTCGAGGTGGAATTCCTTGAGCAGCGCGGAGTCGTTGTTGCTGCCGGTGTAGACCACCTCGGAATATTCGGCCGGCAAAAACCGGTCCAGGGCATGTTTATAAAGGGCGCAGGCCTCGCGATCGACGCCCACCAGAAAGGCCTTGTATCCCAGCGGCTCGACATTCTCGCGGTAGTGCTGCGCGACAAATTGCGCCACCTTTTGAATGCGGTCCGTGCCCTTGAGAAAATTCTTCAGGTTCACCGCCCGTTCGAGGATCTTGTTCAGCTCCGCGATATCCGCCACACCCTCGGCTTCGGCCAGGGAGAGGAACTCCTTGTCCAGGGTTTCGTGCGGCACCAGCATCTCGCTTTCGGCCAGGCTGTAGTAGAGCGGCAAGGTGGTGCCGTCGCCGATGCTGTCGGCAATGGAGTACTTGTGCAGATAGCCCTTGTCGTCCTCGCAGCCGAAGGTCTTGAAGGTGCCGCGTCCGTAGGCGGTCTTGTCCACCGGGGTGCCGGTAAAGCCGATATAGCCGGCATTCGGCAGCCCGGCCATCAGGAAGTTGCCCAGATCGCCGCCCGTGGTGCGGTGCGCCTCATCGATCAGCACGTAGATATTCGAGCGGGTATTGATATTCGCCGGCATGTCGCGGAACTTGTGGATCATCGTCACGATGATCCCCCGGTAGTCGTCGCAGAGCAGCTTGTTCAGCCGCGCGATGCTGCCGGCATGTTCCAGATTGCTTAAGCCCAGGGCGGCCAGGTTCTTGAGCATCTGATCTTCCAGCTCGTTGCGGTCGATCATCAGCAGAATCGTCGGCTTGTCCGCCTCGGGGGCGCGGAAGAGCCGCTCCGCCGCCTTGATCATGGTGAAGGTCTTGCCGCTGCCCTGGGTGTGCCAGATCAGGCCGCGGGTGCGAACGGGATCGAGAGCGCGGCTGACGGTGGCCTCCACCGCGCCGGTCTGGTGCTGGCGCAGGATGTATTTGTTCAGCTCCTCGTCCTTCTCGGCAAAGACGATGTAGTCCTTCAGGAAGGCGAGCACCTGCCCGATGGCGCAGAAGCTCTTCACCTTGGCCTCCAGCTTGCCGATCTCCTCATTCTTCCAGTTGAAGATATTCCGGCGCACCGTGTTCCAAGTGACCCCGTAGGAAAAGCCGATGGCGTCGGTGGCGGTAAAGACTTGCTGGGACACGAACAGCTCGGGCGTTTCGCGGTGGTAGCGGCGGATCTGGTCCACCCCCAGGGCAATCGCCTCGTCTTTATTGGCGTTCTTGCACTCGATCATCAGCACCGGTATGCCGTTGATCAGAAAGACCACATCCTCCCGCGTGCCGTAGTGGCCGTTGTGAAAGGCCCACTCCTCGGTGACTTCATAAACATTCCGGCGAGCCGCCGGTGGCCTCTCCGGATCATCATAATCGATCAGGACCAGATCGCGCTCGCGCTTCTCCTCGTGATCGAAAAATTTGCCCCGGTTGCGCAGATGCTCGACGAATTCCCGGTTGCCGAAAATGTCGGCGTGGAGATGGCGAAACCGACCGAGCAACGCGCCCTCGGCCTCGGCATAACGCGGGTTGAACTCCCGCACCTTGGCGTCGAGCAGGTCGTCGAAGAAGAGCGAGCGGTTCTTGGAGCGATCGGCTGGCGGCACGTCAGGGTCGAATCCGCGCCGCCGTTCGGCTTCCTCGTGGGACACGAATGTCCATCCGATGGCCTCGGCGTAGGTGAGGATGCGGGCTTGGACGGTTTTGTGTTCGGAGGGTGTGGGCATTTTAGTGGTCACTCATCCGGTTTTGTATTCCTTCCCAGCTGCTTCATAATCCGGTCGAAGTCGCTTTCAAACAGCCGGTCCTGCACGATGCGGTATCTTTCAAACTCGCACTCGGCGTGGGCCTTGGCGATCTCCGCCGTCACTTTTCCCGCGTCCTGCAAAATTTCACGGTCGGTCGCCTCAATGAAGCGGTTCAGTCGGGTTTCCCAATCCTGCATGGTCATGGGGATCTTACGCAGCGCCATAGCTTCCGCAACATCCAGATAGGCCGAAACCAGCCGTACCAGTTGCGCCATTTCATATTCGTTCAGGTAGTTCTTGGCCACGCCGACGTCGAATTTCTGGATTTTCCCTCGCGGGGCGTCCTTCCAAGTGGTCAGGCCCATGTTCTCTTTTTCGGCATTGGCCCGGTGGAAAATAACCTCAGCTGCCGTCTGGCCGTGGATTGCCCAGTGCAGCTTGTTCTGTACAGTCGAGAAAAATCGCTTGGTGGCCTGGGCCGTCACGTCATAGTCGATGGAGGTCGCGTAGATGTCGGTGATTTTCTGGTAAAACTTTCGTTCGGAGAGGCGAATCTCTCGAATGCGCTGTAACTGCTCTTCAAAGTATTGATTGGTGAGGATGGAGCCGCCACTTTTCAGGCGCTCGTCATCCATCGTGTAGCCCTTGATGGTGAACTCCTCGATAATGGTGGTCGCCCATTTGCGGAACTGCACGGCACGTTCGGAGTTGACCTTGTAGCCGACGGCGATGATGGCGGCGAGGTTGTAGTGCTTGGTGTTGTAACTTTTGCCGTCGGCGGCAGTTATTCGAAAATTTCGAATAACTGCATTTTCCTGCAACTCATTGTCGGCAAAGATTTTTTTCAGGTGGTAGTTGATGGTGTGGGTTTCCACATCATAGAGTACCCCCATCATCTTCTGGGTCAGCCAGATGTTCTCATCGGCGTAAACCACCTCCACACCGCCCGTACCGCTTGCCGCGACAAAGGTCAGATATTCCGCCGCCGAGGAACGGACGAGGGATTTCTCATTCTTTCCGGATACCTTCGGATACTTGCCCTTACTCATCATTGGACACCTTTTTTTTGCACGCGAAGGCGCGAAATATCAATAAATCAGGCACCAACCTGCCCCCCTCAGAGTTCTGGCTTTTATGACAAATCCATTTGTGACTCATTTTTCAAAAAAATGAGCCGCAAATTAAGCGGAACGATCCTCCATCATCTCAACATTCCGTAATGGAAAGCTGGGCATGAGCCAAATTATATGTCGCTAAAGCATGTTTAGCGACATATTGGAGTTTTATTTGTCGCCAATATCGGATAGGCGCAGATTTATTTTGTGTTCTCCGGGTTGTTGGCATGGCTACCTACTCGAAATCGGGATTTTAAGATCGATATCATGAACGCGGGTCTTCGCGGTCATCAGTTCGTGAAGGAGGGTGCGGAAGAGGTCTTGGAGTTGCGTGCGCTTCTCTTCGTGAAGCTCTTTCTTCCTCTCAAGACTCTGAATTGCCGACGCGATCTCATTCTGGGTCATTAAATCTGGCAGAGGAATTTTGAATGCCGCGACTTCATGGCCCATTAAGGTTGCAGTTCCGTGTCCGGAGCGCCCCACTTTCTTAAACAGGTTTTCTCGGAACGCTTCCAGTGCGTAGAGAAGGAAGTCGGAGCGAAGCTTCGTTCCGGGGACGATGGCCTTCATATCCTGATTAATTGCCATCGGGACTTCGGCGAGAGCGACGGGTACAGTCTTCGCCAAAATCATTCCGCGAACGACAACAAAGACTGAACCTGCTGGGGCGAGCTTGCTGCCTTTTTCAAGTGCTTCCTGGGAGATATGATCCGTAACGTCATTAAGTCGAGGGCGCTTCATGTCCTTCGGCGACACCCAAGGAATTGTTCCCTGCCAGAATTCTGCAATCTTCTTCGACGGAGTTCCTCCGCTCTGGAATCGACAGACTTCCGAGAGCGGCACCACCTCCCAACTCTCCGGCACCGGACCGATTTCGGTTTTTTTTTGGGGTTCGTTGCGGAGGCCTTCGGTGAAGAGTTTGTGCATGAGGGCCTTTTTCAGCTCGGTGGTGGCCTGAATGATCCGCTCCTGCGCTACGATCGCCCGCTGCACCGTCGAAAGGATGTGCGCGATCTTTTTTTGTTCGGGGAGTGGGGGGAGCGGGAACCAAGATGCTGTTACGTCTGAGTCACGGACTGCGGGATAACTCGCGCCACGTTCCAATCCCGCCATCCGCGCATTGAAGTGATCGGTGATCAGAAACGAATATAGGAAACCCGGTTCTGCCTTCGCTTTATCGCACCGCAAAACGCAATATCCGGTACTCGCAATCGCACCGTCGAGTTCCGGAGGCACCAACGCGATTCGCTTGAGAGTTGGGCGAACTGTCGCAAACAGAACATCGTCAGTTTCGATCGCTTTTCTCGCTCGGCTTGGTGCTTCCGATCCGAGTGTGGGAGCCGCACCGGTAATTTTGAAAGACGTGTTGGAGACAGCTGAAACATCGACGTATTGAAAAACTTTGTCGGGTTTCTTCCGCGGATCACGCTGCTTCGCTTTTACGACGACATTTCCAATGAACGATTCCGTCCATGTCGCAGGAAGTGGATATGGATTGCCGTCCATCACGCCCCCCCTCCCTTCCGTTTGGATTCTTTGGCTTCAGTTGTCAGAGATATCCAGACAACTGCAGTGTCATCATCCGCCTTTGGCTGGGCACTCAGTGCGTGCACAATCTGAGGATCGGGAAATACATCGGCAAAGCGGATCATGTTGAAGAGGTTCCGCCGCCCAAAACCTCGTCCAAACTCCCTCGTCAATTGTGCACTCAGTGCGTGCACAATCTCTTTTCCGTATTCAGCACGCTGACTTCCAAGAACTTCCGTCTGAATTCGCTTGCCGATACGCCAGTAAAGCAACGTCATTTCCGCATTGACCGTCCGTGCGATGCCCTCGCGGATTTGCTCGATCATAGAGCGCACGTCGGCCACGAGTCCGGCGTCGCTCTGGATGACTTGCCCGATTTTATGTCCGCTGCTCACGATGCCGCTCATTCGCGTCCCCCGTTCTTTGCCAAAAGCTCCAGCACGGCCCGTCCCTTTTCCATGAGTCGGTATTTCTGGAGGCGACTGGTGGGTTTGTCGGGGATGGTTCGTTCGATCCAGGCGACGGTAAGCAGAGGCTCGAGATAGGCCTTTCGGAAGTGCTCCCGGTCCTTGATGCCAACGGCTTCCTGAAGCTCCTCGCGAGAGCGTGGAACGTCGACGAGGGCACCGAGTAGCGCCCTGACTTGCGGAGTGACTTGCTGGGTATCTTGCTGGGTATCTTGCTGGGTATCTTGCTGGGTATCTTGCTGGGTATCTTGCGGGGTATCTTGCGGGGTGACTTGCGGGGTGACTTGGTCCCGACCTGGTGCCGACTGAGTCCCTGACTCAGACTTTTTCCTCCGGATCGTCAGCACAAAAAAACCGCCATCAATCCGGATTTCCGGTTCAGCAAGGCCGGCCTTTTTGCATCGCCGGATCATGTCACGGATACCGGTTCCCATCCTTTCGATGCCCTCGTCCGGGATGAAGTTGTTTCGGCTGGAATCGCCCTTGTCGAAGACCTGGCTAGCCGTTCGCGTTCGCGCTCTTATACTTTTGAATTCAAAGGGATTAGCGGCACTGCGGATCATGTCGATCTGACGATTCAAGATTTTCATCTGACGATTCCTGACGATTCGGACCGGCCATAAATGTTACGAGCAAGCCGAAATCGGGCGATTAGGGGCGAAAAATCGGGCGATTATCGGCCGATTATGGTTTGTCTGCTTGAGGGACATATCGGGTAGATCGGCCTTGGCCTTGTTTTTCGAGAAGATTGAGTTGAGATAGGGCTTCTTGTCGGGTCTGAGGCCTGCGGGATATTTCTCGAAAAGCTTGGGAACCGTGTAGCGGAGCAGGAATGGGTCAGAGGTCAGCAGTATTCGTAGTTGCATGCGTTCCTCTTCCAGCTCCTTTTGAGCGGAGCTGATGAAGACGCGAAGCTTTAGGTTGGCTGCTGGATCCGTGCTCATTTATTCAATCCCCAGTTTCTCCAGAATCTCCCGCAAAGCCTTGTCGGTCTCCTTTGCCTCGGCTTCGATGACCTTGAGTTCCGCGACGATCTCGGCGATGGGCCGGTAGGTTTCGGCATCCGAGGTGTGGATGTAGCGGCTGGGGGAGATGTTGTAGTCGTTCTTTTTCAACTCGGCGTGATCG
Proteins encoded in this window:
- a CDS encoding virulence RhuM family protein — encoded protein: MMSKGKYPKVSGKNEKSLVRSSAAEYLTFVAASGTGGVEVVYADENIWLTQKMMGVLYDVETHTINYHLKKIFADNELQENAVIRNFRITAADGKSYNTKHYNLAAIIAVGYKVNSERAVQFRKWATTIIEEFTIKGYTMDDERLKSGGSILTNQYFEEQLQRIREIRLSERKFYQKITDIYATSIDYDVTAQATKRFFSTVQNKLHWAIHGQTAAEVIFHRANAEKENMGLTTWKDAPRGKIQKFDVGVAKNYLNEYEMAQLVRLVSAYLDVAEAMALRKIPMTMQDWETRLNRFIEATDREILQDAGKVTAEIAKAHAECEFERYRIVQDRLFESDFDRIMKQLGRNTKPDE
- a CDS encoding DUF1016 N-terminal domain-containing protein, translated to MSGIVSSGHKIGQVIQSDAGLVADVRSMIEQIREGIARTVNAEMTLLYWRIGKRIQTEVLGSQRAEYGKEIVHALSAQLTREFGRGFGRRNLFNMIRFADVFPDPQIVHALSAQPKADDDTAVVWISLTTEAKESKRKGGGA
- a CDS encoding Fic family protein, with the translated sequence MKILNRQIDMIRSAANPFEFKSIRARTRTASQVFDKGDSSRNNFIPDEGIERMGTGIRDMIRRCKKAGLAEPEIRIDGGFFVLTIRRKKSESGTQSAPGRDQVTPQVTPQDTPQDTQQDTQQDTQQDTQQDTQQVTPQVRALLGALVDVPRSREELQEAVGIKDREHFRKAYLEPLLTVAWIERTIPDKPTSRLQKYRLMEKGRAVLELLAKNGGRE
- a CDS encoding type I restriction endonuclease subunit R produces the protein MPTPSEHKTVQARILTYAEAIGWTFVSHEEAERRRGFDPDVPPADRSKNRSLFFDDLLDAKVREFNPRYAEAEGALLGRFRHLHADIFGNREFVEHLRNRGKFFDHEEKRERDLVLIDYDDPERPPAARRNVYEVTEEWAFHNGHYGTREDVVFLINGIPVLMIECKNANKDEAIALGVDQIRRYHRETPELFVSQQVFTATDAIGFSYGVTWNTVRRNIFNWKNEEIGKLEAKVKSFCAIGQVLAFLKDYIVFAEKDEELNKYILRQHQTGAVEATVSRALDPVRTRGLIWHTQGSGKTFTMIKAAERLFRAPEADKPTILLMIDRNELEDQMLKNLAALGLSNLEHAGSIARLNKLLCDDYRGIIVTMIHKFRDMPANINTRSNIYVLIDEAHRTTGGDLGNFLMAGLPNAGYIGFTGTPVDKTAYGRGTFKTFGCEDDKGYLHKYSIADSIGDGTTLPLYYSLAESEMLVPHETLDKEFLSLAEAEGVADIAELNKILERAVNLKNFLKGTDRIQKVAQFVAQHYRENVEPLGYKAFLVGVDREACALYKHALDRFLPAEYSEVVYTGSNNDSALLKEFHLEAKKERQIRKSFGKLEQQPKILIVTEKLLTGFDAPVLYAMYLDKPMRDHTLLQAIARVNRPYENELAEMVKPHGFVLDFVGIFDKLEKALAFDSEEINAIVKDLKLLKVLFQNKMDQRAPGYLALIERNFDDKDVDALIEHFRDPERRKAFFKEFKEIEMLYEIISPDAFLRPFIDDYGTLAAIYDVVRKAYAKRIQVDRDFQKKTRELVQKHVGTGYILPVNEILELNEDTVRYIAENKGGDGNKIINLVKSIEKKAEEESDDPYLIAMAQRAQAVQESFEDRQTSTADALDALLREVEANEARKKEQAKKGFDGLTYFVYRTLLDAEINNAEDVSRTIKQAFVEFPNWKKSENSLRELRKKVTFAVLANSDDLERVTALVNQLFRLLEKADRI
- a CDS encoding restriction endonuclease subunit S codes for the protein MDGNPYPLPATWTESFIGNVVVKAKQRDPRKKPDKVFQYVDVSAVSNTSFKITGAAPTLGSEAPSRARKAIETDDVLFATVRPTLKRIALVPPELDGAIASTGYCVLRCDKAKAEPGFLYSFLITDHFNARMAGLERGASYPAVRDSDVTASWFPLPPLPEQKKIAHILSTVQRAIVAQERIIQATTELKKALMHKLFTEGLRNEPQKKTEIGPVPESWEVVPLSEVCRFQSGGTPSKKIAEFWQGTIPWVSPKDMKRPRLNDVTDHISQEALEKGSKLAPAGSVFVVVRGMILAKTVPVALAEVPMAINQDMKAIVPGTKLRSDFLLYALEAFRENLFKKVGRSGHGTATLMGHEVAAFKIPLPDLMTQNEIASAIQSLERKKELHEEKRTQLQDLFRTLLHELMTAKTRVHDIDLKIPISSR